The following coding sequences are from one Flavobacteriales bacterium window:
- a CDS encoding T9SS type B sorting domain-containing protein, protein AFTPGINGKNDYFFPQGEGIEEESYDMFIYNRWGEMIWQTGNFSKKWNGKDLNGKDVPVGTYVWLIKFREYTDLDRHVYKGVVTVIRD, encoded by the coding sequence GCGTTCACTCCTGGCATCAATGGCAAGAACGATTATTTCTTCCCGCAGGGTGAAGGTATAGAAGAGGAGAGCTACGATATGTTCATCTATAACCGTTGGGGAGAGATGATCTGGCAAACAGGAAATTTCAGTAAAAAGTGGAATGGTAAGGATCTGAACGGCAAAGACGTTCCGGTAGGCACGTACGTCTGGTTGATCAAATTCCGCGAATATACCGACCTCGACCGCCACGTTTACAAGGGAGTTGTGACGGTTATCCGTGATTGA
- a CDS encoding transcription termination factor Rho: MYSQEDLSNMLVADLRSIATKLEVENAEGLRKADLVSAIMKQSGTSSASVEVATEEQEKPKRKRARVPKGEEAADESQSKMDFEPKKDGGEKAENASTPTNDADNNGERNQGRQPRSNNRNRDNRNSGGDRNNGDRNQGNEQKQSEQDAFYNFDGAVISEGVLEIMPDGYGFLRSSDYDYLSSPDDVYVSQSQIKLFGLKTGDTVRGEVRPPKPGEKYFPLINVERINGRDPGYVRDRVSFEHLTPLFPQEKFNIAPSNRAGMSPRIMDLFAPIGKGQRGLIVAQPKTGKTVLLKEVANAIAENHPEVYMIILLIDERPEEVTDMARSVNAEVISSTFDEPADKHVKIANIVLEKAKRLVECGHDVVILLDSITRLARAYNTVQPASGKILSGGVDANALHKPKRFFGAARKIEKGGSLTILATALTETGSKMDEVIFEEFKGTGNMELQLDRKIANKRIFPAIDIVASSTRRDDLLVDKDTLQRIWILRNHLSDMTPVEAMEFLRDRMNGTRSNEEFLISMNG; the protein is encoded by the coding sequence ATGTACAGTCAAGAAGACCTATCCAACATGCTGGTAGCGGATCTGCGCAGCATTGCCACCAAGTTGGAAGTTGAGAATGCAGAAGGCTTGCGCAAAGCCGACCTTGTATCTGCCATCATGAAGCAGAGCGGAACATCCTCCGCATCTGTGGAAGTAGCCACCGAGGAACAGGAGAAACCGAAGAGAAAGCGTGCCCGCGTTCCGAAAGGTGAGGAAGCTGCGGATGAATCGCAGTCGAAGATGGATTTCGAACCGAAAAAGGACGGTGGGGAAAAGGCGGAGAACGCCTCTACCCCAACCAATGATGCTGACAACAACGGTGAGCGCAACCAAGGCCGCCAGCCGCGCAGCAACAACCGCAACCGTGACAACCGCAACAGCGGTGGCGATAGAAACAATGGGGACAGAAACCAAGGCAACGAGCAGAAGCAATCGGAGCAGGACGCGTTCTACAACTTCGATGGCGCGGTCATTTCAGAAGGCGTTCTGGAGATCATGCCTGATGGCTACGGCTTCCTCCGCTCTTCCGATTACGATTACCTGTCTTCGCCAGATGATGTGTACGTCTCGCAATCGCAGATCAAGCTTTTCGGTCTTAAAACCGGAGATACCGTCCGTGGCGAGGTTCGCCCACCGAAACCCGGCGAGAAGTATTTCCCGCTGATCAACGTGGAGCGCATCAATGGCCGCGATCCGGGCTATGTCCGCGACCGTGTTTCGTTTGAGCACCTCACTCCCCTGTTCCCGCAGGAGAAATTCAATATCGCTCCATCGAACAGAGCGGGCATGTCGCCTCGCATCATGGACCTTTTTGCCCCTATCGGGAAAGGTCAGCGTGGATTGATCGTGGCGCAGCCGAAAACAGGTAAAACGGTACTTCTGAAGGAAGTGGCCAACGCCATTGCCGAGAATCACCCAGAGGTGTATATGATCATCCTTCTGATAGATGAGCGCCCAGAGGAAGTAACCGACATGGCCCGTAGTGTGAACGCGGAAGTGATCTCATCCACCTTCGATGAGCCTGCCGACAAGCACGTGAAGATTGCCAATATCGTTCTTGAGAAAGCCAAGAGACTGGTAGAATGTGGCCACGATGTGGTTATCCTTTTGGATAGTATCACGCGTTTGGCGCGTGCATACAATACGGTTCAGCCAGCGTCTGGTAAGATCTTGAGTGGTGGTGTGGATGCAAATGCCTTGCACAAACCGAAGCGCTTCTTCGGTGCGGCCCGTAAGATCGAGAAAGGCGGTTCGTTGACCATTCTTGCCACGGCCCTTACCGAAACAGGTTCGAAGATGGATGAAGTGATCTTCGAAGAATTCAAGGGAACCGGTAACATGGAACTTCAGTTGGATCGTAAGATCGCCAACAAGCGCATCTTCCCAGCCATCGATATCGTTGCTTCGAGCACACGTAGAGATGACCTTCTGGTGGATAAAGACACGCTTCAGCGTATTTGGATCCTTCGTAACCACTTGTCGGATATGACGCCTGTGGAAGCCATGGAATTCCTTCGCGACCGTATGAACGGAACGCGCAGCAACGAGGAGTTCCTCATTTCCATGAACGGATAA
- a CDS encoding DUF4293 family protein, translating into MAQRQDASSVICGPRIIVYLQHAFSSSATIVSFANTTRTQTMIQRIQTVYLALAAILLVVPTVFNLNWASVDSEEGSFALSSVSINRTGVVTEVESGAFLIAAAIGLALLITVYAILQFKNRKFQMKLVQGAMALQVVVPALVFFYASKMADMAESDAVSYSPLLATFVVNIILCILAYRGIKKDEALVRSADRLR; encoded by the coding sequence GTGGCTCAACGGCAAGATGCAAGTTCCGTCATCTGTGGACCGAGGATCATCGTCTATCTGCAACATGCCTTTTCAAGTTCAGCTACAATCGTTTCCTTTGCCAACACAACCAGAACGCAGACCATGATCCAGCGCATACAGACCGTTTATCTTGCCTTGGCGGCCATTCTCCTTGTCGTGCCCACCGTGTTCAACCTCAATTGGGCCAGTGTAGATTCGGAAGAAGGTTCGTTCGCGCTCTCTTCCGTCTCCATTAACCGAACGGGCGTGGTGACCGAAGTGGAAAGCGGGGCATTTCTGATAGCCGCAGCCATCGGCCTGGCGCTGTTGATCACCGTGTATGCCATACTGCAGTTCAAGAACCGCAAGTTTCAGATGAAACTGGTGCAGGGCGCCATGGCATTGCAGGTGGTGGTGCCCGCGTTGGTGTTCTTCTATGCCAGCAAGATGGCCGACATGGCCGAATCGGATGCCGTCTCGTACAGCCCACTGCTGGCCACGTTTGTGGTCAATATCATCCTGTGCATCTTGGCCTACCGGGGCATTAAGAAAGATGAAGCCCTGGTTCGGTCGGCAGACCGCCTGCGTTGA
- a CDS encoding T9SS type A sorting domain-containing protein has protein sequence MLRGWLLLVFGLAMTGGAMAQNTPVNLVPNGDFEEHDYCPTSASSFSSCHNWLSYVGSTNYFHKCGTGEGGVPINFAGYQIPHSDSAYAGLATYTAVFSEGREVLAVELVNPMGGGIKYQVSLWASPMDAYNYISCCLGVRFTHPPGPPFIQNASDIELVIAENEIDTSQWYHLEGVYTAQGGEDKIYIANFRPDSESNPVYQGEITADYNSAGFYIDDVSVIEDTVTGIGELEKDGTEVSIYPNPCTNVLNIRLQDSSPPQADGMTIEVTDMLGRSIPLSKGVPEGRGIHTIDTSTWPSGIYLLRAANAQGLRSVVKVVKE, from the coding sequence ATGTTGCGTGGGTGGCTTCTTTTGGTTTTTGGGTTGGCGATGACTGGTGGTGCCATGGCCCAGAATACGCCCGTTAATCTGGTTCCAAATGGGGATTTTGAGGAACATGACTATTGTCCAACCAGCGCATCCAGCTTCAGTTCATGTCATAATTGGCTTTCCTATGTTGGTTCAACGAATTATTTTCATAAATGTGGTACGGGAGAAGGTGGTGTACCAATAAATTTTGCGGGCTACCAGATACCTCATTCTGATAGTGCCTATGCTGGTCTTGCTACCTATACTGCTGTCTTTTCTGAGGGAAGAGAGGTTTTAGCGGTTGAACTTGTTAACCCGATGGGAGGAGGCATAAAATATCAAGTGTCTCTTTGGGCAAGTCCAATGGACGCTTACAATTATATAAGCTGTTGTTTGGGCGTACGATTCACACATCCTCCAGGGCCACCGTTTATTCAAAACGCATCTGATATAGAGCTGGTAATTGCGGAGAATGAGATCGATACCAGCCAGTGGTATCATTTGGAAGGGGTTTACACAGCGCAAGGAGGGGAGGACAAGATCTACATAGCCAATTTCAGACCTGATTCGGAAAGCAACCCGGTATATCAAGGGGAGATCACAGCGGACTACAATTCTGCGGGGTTTTATATAGATGATGTGAGTGTGATCGAGGACACGGTAACAGGCATCGGGGAATTGGAGAAGGATGGAACAGAAGTGTCCATCTACCCCAACCCCTGCACAAACGTCCTCAACATCAGACTTCAAGATTCCTCTCCGCCACAGGCGGACGGAATGACCATCGAGGTAACCGATATGCTGGGGCGCTCAATCCCCCTTTCAAAGGGGGTGCCCGAAGGGCGGGGGATTCATACCATAGACACTTCCACCTGGCCCAGCGGCATCTACCTGCTGCGTGCCGCCAATGCCCAAGGCCTCCGCTCGGTGGTAAAGGTGGTGAAGGAATAA